One region of Mycobacteriales bacterium genomic DNA includes:
- a CDS encoding ABC transporter substrate-binding protein codes for MRSQLRVVCAAAAASLMLAACGSRLTPEQQQLAIRAGNGGGGSGSGVSDQSVSTGTSGTNAGSPVPGSASGAGTTGGSHAQSGGSTGSAGGSTIGGATAPGASSCRATKATDVGITPTSITLANIADVTGPVPGLFQSAQQSALAFSAYWNATHGGICGRQIKVETLDSRTDANGYRDQMLTACKSAFASVGSMSAFDNGGAQVEDQCGIPDISAAAVTPEHQASKVTFAANSTQVGQVSSTVPGWIAEKYPQAVGKAAFLYINAGAAAVNAQADVKTYEQYGHGWKFVYTQPVDISTFNYAPFVQKMKQNGVRFVQWLGAYQEAVRLAQAMQQQGFKPDIFLLDPTGYSSDYVQSGGSAVDGTVVYLDSALFQDAGSNQEMATYITWLHRVAGSDAQPSYFGIYAWSAMLLFAQTAEKIGPDLTRAKLLAALKQVDNWTGNGLHSPQHVGPRQTPNCFAFIQLHGSSWSRLHPTTPTFDCRPDIGG; via the coding sequence GTGCGATCTCAGCTCCGGGTCGTCTGTGCGGCGGCGGCAGCCAGCCTCATGTTGGCAGCCTGCGGCTCCCGGCTCACTCCTGAGCAACAGCAGCTGGCGATCCGGGCCGGCAACGGCGGCGGCGGGTCGGGCAGCGGGGTGTCGGACCAGTCCGTCAGCACGGGCACGAGCGGCACGAACGCCGGCAGCCCCGTGCCCGGTTCCGCGAGCGGTGCCGGCACGACCGGAGGTTCGCACGCCCAGTCCGGTGGCAGCACCGGGAGCGCCGGTGGGTCGACCATCGGTGGGGCGACCGCGCCGGGCGCGTCGTCGTGCCGGGCTACGAAGGCGACCGACGTCGGCATCACCCCCACGTCGATCACGCTGGCGAACATCGCCGACGTGACCGGCCCGGTGCCGGGCCTGTTCCAGTCGGCGCAGCAGTCGGCGCTGGCCTTCTCGGCGTACTGGAACGCCACCCACGGCGGCATCTGCGGCCGCCAGATCAAAGTGGAGACGCTCGACTCGCGCACCGATGCCAACGGCTACCGCGACCAGATGCTGACGGCCTGCAAGTCGGCGTTCGCCTCGGTGGGGTCGATGTCGGCGTTCGACAACGGTGGCGCGCAGGTCGAGGACCAGTGCGGGATTCCCGACATCTCTGCTGCGGCGGTGACCCCGGAGCACCAGGCGTCCAAGGTGACCTTCGCCGCCAACTCGACCCAGGTGGGCCAGGTCTCCTCGACCGTCCCGGGCTGGATCGCCGAGAAGTACCCGCAGGCCGTCGGCAAGGCGGCGTTCCTCTACATCAACGCCGGCGCCGCCGCCGTCAATGCGCAGGCCGACGTCAAGACCTACGAGCAGTACGGTCACGGCTGGAAGTTCGTCTACACCCAGCCGGTCGACATCTCGACGTTCAACTACGCGCCCTTCGTGCAGAAGATGAAGCAGAACGGCGTGCGTTTCGTGCAGTGGCTGGGCGCCTATCAGGAAGCGGTCCGGCTCGCGCAGGCGATGCAGCAGCAGGGCTTCAAGCCGGACATTTTCCTGCTCGACCCGACCGGCTACAGCTCCGACTACGTGCAGTCGGGCGGCAGCGCGGTCGACGGCACGGTCGTCTACCTCGACTCGGCGCTGTTCCAGGACGCGGGAAGCAACCAGGAGATGGCGACCTACATCACCTGGCTCCATCGCGTTGCGGGCAGTGACGCCCAACCGTCCTACTTCGGCATCTACGCCTGGTCGGCGATGCTGCTGTTCGCGCAGACCGCGGAGAAGATCGGCCCCGACCTCACCCGGGCCAAGCTGCTCGCGGCGCTGAAACAGGTCGACAACTGGACCGGCAACGGGCTGCACTCGCCGCAGCACGTCGGTCCGAGACAGACACCCAACTGCTTCGCGTTCATCCAGCTGCACGGCAGCTCGTGGTCGCGGCTGCACCCCACCACACCGACGTTCGACTGCCGTCCCGACATCGGCGGCTGA